Below is a genomic region from Rhodospirillum centenum SW.
CATGGCGATGGCCCTGGGGCTGCGCCTGGGCAAGCCGGGCCACTATGTCCTCAACGAAGGGGGGACCGCCCCCGGCCCGGAGGACCTGCCCCGCGCCCTGGAGCGCGCCCGGCGGGCGGGTCTGGGCCTCGCCCTGCTGGCCGCCGTGGTGCAGGTGGCCATGGCGGAGGTGATCATCCATGTCTGACGTGCAGACCGGAACGGAGGCGATGCCATGGGAACGGTGACTTTCCTGACCGGCCCGGTGCGCAGCGGCAAGAGCGCCCGCGCCGTGGAGATCGCCCGCGGCTGGGGCGGGAACGTGGTCTTCGCCGCCACCTACCGCGTCGATCCCGCCGATGCGGAGATGCTCGCGCGCGTGCGCCGGCACCAGGAGGAACGGCCGGAGGGCTGGCGCACGCTGGAGGCGCCGGACGACCTGACGGCCGCGCTGGACGCGCTCGATCCGCCGCCGTCCGGACTGATCCTGGACAGCATCGTGATCTGGGCCGCCATGCGCTTCGACCGTGACGACAGCACGATCCTGACCGAGTGGAGCGCGGTCCTGGAGCATCTGCGCGCCGCCCCGTGGCCCACGGTCATCGTCGGTGACGAGATCGGCTGGAGTCCGGTGCCGATGGAAGCCGAGCTGCGCCGCTTCCGCGATCTGGTGGGCTGGCTGGGCCAGCGCACTGCCGCGGCGGCCGACGAGGCCTGGCTGATGGTGGCCGGATGCCCGGTGCGCCTTAAATGAGGGGGCGGACCGCCGCACCGTCCCCGCCGCTGCGCCCGCCGGGTGCCGCGGCCCGCCGTCCCGCGGCGACACCCGAGAGAGACCGGAAAGGGAGAGAACGATGAGCAAGACCAAAGTGGTGACGCGCACCGGCGACGGCGGCGAAACTTCCCTCGGCCGCGGCGTGCGCGTGCCGAAATGCTCCGACCGCGTGGAGGCCTACGGCTCGGTGGACGAGGTCGGCGCCATGATCGGCGTGCTGCGCTCCATGCTGGAGGACAACGCCGCAGTGGATGCGCGGCTGCGCGCCATCCAGATCGACCTCTACAACATCTGCGCCGACCTGCACATGCCGGGCGAGGCCGGAGCCGCCCTGCGCATCGACGGCAGCGGTCTGGAGCGGATCGAGGCGGAACTGGGGGAGATGAACGAGGGGCTGCCGCGTCTGGCGAACTTCGTCCTGGCCGGCGGCACCCGCGCCGCCGCCTTCGCCCATCTGACCCGCACCGTGACCCGCCGGGCCGAGCGCCGGGTCGTGGCCCTGGCCCGCGCGGAAGAGGTCAATCCCGAGGTGCTGCGCTACATGAACCGGCTGTCCGACTACCTGTTCATCCTGGCCCGGACGCTGAACGAGAACGGCGCCAAGGACGATCTCTGGGCGCCGCGCGGGGTCCGCTGACCCCGCCCGCGCCGCCGGGCCCCCGCGCTTGCCCGCCCCGCGCTGCCCGCCGGCCTCAGCCGCCGGCGAGCAGCCGGAGCGCCGCCGTCAGTTTCCGGATGTCCTCCTCACGGGTGAAGAGGGCCGGCGTCACCCGCACGCAGGCCCCCTTCGCCACGCCCGTGCGGTGGACGGTGAAGATGCCGAAGCGCTCCAGCAACTGCCCAGCGACGGCCGCGTTCTCCTCGGCCGATGCCTTGCCCGCGAGACGGAACGAGGTGATGCCGGCCGTGAGCCGCGGGTCCTCCGGCGTCAGGATCTCGATGCCGGGATGGCCACGCAGCGTCTCCGCCCAGAGGTCGCGCAGATGGCGCAGCCGCGCGGCGATGGCAGGCGTGCCGATCCGCTGCTGGAAGTCGATCGCCGCCGGCACGGCCAGCAGCGTGGCGAAATCCGTGGTGCCGGTGTGGATGCGGGCGCGGATGCCCTGCGCCCCCTCCGGCTCGCCCATGTGGGGCTCGATGGCGTCCAGCCGGTCGCGCCGGATGTACATGACCCCGACGCCGAGCGGGGCACCGATCCATTTGTGCAGGTTGTAGCCGACGAAGTCGGCGCCGAGCCCGGCCGCGTCGAACGGCACCTGACCCAGCGAGTGCGCGGCGTCCACGATCACGTCCACGCCGCGCGCCCGCGCCATGGCCACGATCTCCGCCACCGGCAGCACCAGCCCGGTGCGGTGGCTGAGATGGGTCAGCAGCATCAGCCGGACCCGCGGATTGGCCGTCAGCGCCCGCTCATAGGCGTCGATCAGCCCCTGGTGGGTCGCCGGCTCCGGCAGGGCGATGCGGACGACCTCCACCCCGCGGCGCCGGCGCAGGGACTCCAGGCCCGCCTGCATGCTGTCATAGTCGAGATCGGCATGAAGGACGGCATCGCCCGGCCCGAGCCGGTGGTAGCCGGCGATCAGGGTGAGCAGCGCCTCCGTGGCGCCGCGGGTCAGGGCGATCTCGTCCTCCCCCGCCCCCAGCAGGGCGGCGACGCGGCGCACCACCTCCCGCGCGTCGCGGCCGAACTCCCGCCGCGTGTAGTAGGAGGTCTCCCGGTTCACCCGGTCCTGGTGCCGGCGATAGGCCTGCAGCACGGGCCGGGCCATCATGCCCCAGTTGCCGTTCTCCAGATGGACCACGGCGCGGGTGGCGTCGTACTGGCCGGCCACCGCCTCCCAGAAGCCCGTGTCGCGCGCCAGCGCCGACGGCGCCAGGGCCGGCACCGGCGGCAGATCGGGCACCGCCGCTCCGGCGCCGTTCCAGGCAGCCGGAACCGTCATGCCGGCCGCCAGCCCGGCCCCGCCCGCCCGCAGCAGGTCCCGTCGCGTCACACCCATGTCCGTTCTCCCCTCACAGTTCCGGGATGCCCGCGAACGGAAACGGGGCGGCCGGAGCCGCCCCGTCCCGTCCGGCCCTCCGCCGGTCAGTAGCGCACGTCCAGGCGGACATAGTACTGGCCGCCGTCGGTGTCGTAGGGCGCGTTGCGCGAGTAGATCAGGCCGCGGTTGGACTGGTAGGTCGCCTCTCCGGGGTAGTTGTCGAAGACGTTCTCCGCCCCCACCCGCAGCGAGAAGGCATCCGTGATGTCCCAGGTCACGGCCATGTCCACGAAGCTCTCCGCCCCGAAGGTCTGGAAGATGTCGCCCGTGGCGTTGCCCGAGCTGTCGGTCCACTCGCCGTAATAGCGCAGCCGCGCCATCAGGTTGACCGGGCCGAGACGGTAGTCGGCGCTGAGCGTGGCGTTGTGCTGCGGCAGTCCCTCCTCGAACAGCAGGGCCTGGGTCGGGTTGCTGGCGAGCGACCCGCCGGTGACCTCGGTCTTGTTATAGTTGTAGGCCGCCGACAGGGTCAGGTGGCCGGGGCCGGCATCCGTCGCATAGCTGCCGACGATGTCGATGCCGCGGGTGCGGGTGTCGAAGTCGTTGGTGAAGAAGCTGACGCTGGTGAAGGTGTTGGCCCCGGGCACGCCCTGCGCGATGAGCTGCTGCCGGATCGTGTCGGTCACGGTGAAGCTGGAGGACTGGCTGAAGCGGTCCGTGACCTTGATCTGGTAGACGTCCACGGTGGCCGAGAAGCCGGTGTCGGTCTGGAAGGCGAGGCCGGCGCTGAGATTGACCGATTCCTCCGGCTTCAGCGGCTTGGCGCCGAAATACTGCGCGACCGGGTTGGACGGCTCCAGACGGCCGGAGGTGAAGGTGTTCAGCGTGACCGTATCCAGCCCCTGCGAGGTGCGGGTGCTGTAGGCCTGACCGGGCGTCGGCGCGCGGAAGCCGGTGGAAGCGGAGCCGCGCAGCGCGAGGTTCGGCAGCACCTCGACACGGGTGGAGATCTTGCCGTCGGTGGTGGAGCCGAACTCCGAGAAATCCTCGTAGCGGCCGGCAAGGCCGATCGTCCAGATGTCCGTCACCGGCACCTCGACGTCCACATAGCCTGCGTAGCTCTCCTGATCGAAGCTGCCGGCCTGGGCATCGCCATAGCCGGGGAAGCCGTTGGAGCCCGTGGCGAGGCCGGCCGACGCACCGGGGCCGACGACCCACGACGCCTCGTCCCCGGCGACGATCTTGTACGTCTCCTCGCGCCGCTCGCCGCCGAAGGCGACGTTGACCGGAGCCTCCAGCAGGCCGGTATGCAGGCTGTAGACGAAGTCCAGGTTGAGGTTGAACTCCTCCTGGATCAGCGAACCGTCGTCGAAGCTGGTCGGGCTGTCGGGGCCGAGCGAGGCGTTGATGGTCTCGCGCATCTTGTAGTCGATGCGGTTGCGGCCGTAGGAGCCGCTGAGATCCCAGGTCAGGTCGTCGGTCACGTCGCCGCGCACGCCGCCGACGATGGAATAGTCCTGGTCCTCCTGACCGAAGCGGGGCGTGAAGCCGGTGGGATAGAGCGAGCGGGCATCCCAGCCGGGGAAGATCGGCGTGGTCTTGTAGACGTTGCTGGTGCTGTCGGGATTGCGCCAGTTGAAGTCCGTCCAGCCGTCGCCCTCGCCATAGGTGCCGAACAGGTAGGCCTGCACGCTCTCGCCCAGCGGCAGCTCGCCGTTGACGGCGAGGCGGACGGTCTCCAGGTCCGGCTGGCCCCAGCGCTGCACCGGGTTCGGCACGCTGAGGTTCGGGTTCGCCGCCTGGAAGGCGATGGCGTCGGGACGCTGCCGGGTGCGGGAGGTGGCGTTCTGGTCCGACCACTCGGCCGTGGCGGTCAGGAAACCACCGTTGCCGATCTCCCAGCCGCCCTGGGCGCCGAACTGGTAGTTCTCCCCGTCACCCTCGTAGTACTGCGAGGCCTGGGTGAAGAAGCGGTAGCCGGGCTGGTCGTCCAGAATGATGTTGATGACGCCGGCGATGGCGTCGGAACCGTACTGGGCCGCCGCACCGTCGCGCAGCACCTCGATCCGCTTGATGGCGAAGGACGGGATCTGCGCCAGATCCGGCCCCTGCGACCCGCGCGAGCCGAGCAGCGCCGAGCGGTGCCGCCGCTTGCCGTTGACCAGCACCAGCGTCTGGTCGGGCGAGAGGCCGCGCAGGCGCGCCGGCCGGACGAAGGCCAGACCGTCGTTGGCGGGCAGGCGCTGTACGTTGAAGGACGGGATCGTCTGCGCCAGCGAGTCCACCAGTTCGCTCGACACGGTGCTGTCGATGGTGTCGCCCGAGATGACATCGACCGGCGACAGCGTCTCGTAGAGCGTGCGCTGGGTGCCGCGGGTGCCGGTGACGATGATCTCCTCAAGGGCCTCCTGCCCGGCGGTGACGCCTCCCTGCTGCGCCCCGGCGGGCAGGGCGGCGGTGGTCAGCGCAAGCGCCACCAGGGCGGTGCTGGTACGGAATCGCATGTCGGTCTCGCTCGATCGGCTGCTGGCGGGTCTGCCGCCCGGAAAGGGGCGTGCCGACCGGCGCGCCCGCGCCGCTGCGATCTACGGACATCACATGTCGGTTTCGAGAAACATTGATTGCATATGGATGATTCTTTCTTTCGGGTCGGGTGCGCGACAGGACTGCATCAGAAAATCGCAGGAGCACGAAGAAAACCTTAAGACACACCCTGCAGCCCCGGACATCTCCCGGGTGAAGCCGCAGACCGACGCTGACGCCGCGGTTGTCAGCCTCCCGGTCCTGCCGCGGCCGACACGCAGACCCGGCCCGCGGAGTTCCGCCCAGGACGGACAACTCCTACGCATACATGGACAACCCCATATTGCGTAGGGCAGCCTTACAGAAATCCACCCTCAGAATGAGGGACTGGCAGCCTAATTGAGCAGCGCAGAGGAGATGCCCTCCGGCGCTCCCCCGTGTGACATGGAAGGCAAGAATGCTGGATCTTTTCCGGTCGAGGACCATCGGCGTCATGCAGGCACAGCTAGCGGCCCTGGACCGGTCGCTGGCCGTGATCGAGTTCACGATGGACGGCAAAGTCCTGACGGCCAACGCGAATTTCCTGAAACTGATGGGCTATTCGCTGGCCGAGATCCAGGGACGGGAGCACACCCTGTTCGTCGATCCGCGGGAGCGGAGCAGTGCTGCCTACCGGGACTTCTGGGCGAAGCTGGGGCGCGGCGAATACCATTCCGGCGAATTCAAGCGGATCGCCAAGGGCGGCCGCGAAGTCTGGATCGAAGGCACCTACAACCCGGTCCTGGATCCGGACGGCAGGCCGGTGAAGGTGGTGAAGTACGCCGCCGACATCACGGCGCAGAAGATGGAGTTTGCCAACCTTCTGGGGCAGGTGAACGCCATCACCCGCTCGCAGGCGGTGATCGAGTTCGGCCTTGACGGCACCGTGCTGACGGCCAACGAGAACTTCCTGAAGCTGATGGGCTATACGCTGCAGGAGATCGTCGGCCGGCCGCATGCGCAGTTCGTGGAAGCGGCGGCACGCGACAGCGAGGAATACCGCACCTTCTGGCAGACGCTGCGCAGTGGCCGCTTTCTGAACGGCCAGTACAAGCGGATCGCCAAGGGCGGCCGCGAAGTCTGGATCGAGGGGTCCTACAACCCGGTTCTCGACCTCAACGGCAAGCCCTGCAAGATCGTCAAGTTCGCCACCGACATCACCGCCCAGATGGAACTGCTGGGCAATCTCAAGACCCTGATCGACCGCAACTTCGGTGAGATAGACTCGGCCCTGGACGTCTCGGAGCGGCAGGCCGGCC
It encodes:
- a CDS encoding bifunctional adenosylcobinamide kinase/adenosylcobinamide-phosphate guanylyltransferase — encoded protein: MGTVTFLTGPVRSGKSARAVEIARGWGGNVVFAATYRVDPADAEMLARVRRHQEERPEGWRTLEAPDDLTAALDALDPPPSGLILDSIVIWAAMRFDRDDSTILTEWSAVLEHLRAAPWPTVIVGDEIGWSPVPMEAELRRFRDLVGWLGQRTAAAADEAWLMVAGCPVRLK
- a CDS encoding cob(I)yrinic acid a,c-diamide adenosyltransferase, with the protein product MSKTKVVTRTGDGGETSLGRGVRVPKCSDRVEAYGSVDEVGAMIGVLRSMLEDNAAVDARLRAIQIDLYNICADLHMPGEAGAALRIDGSGLERIEAELGEMNEGLPRLANFVLAGGTRAAAFAHLTRTVTRRAERRVVALARAEEVNPEVLRYMNRLSDYLFILARTLNENGAKDDLWAPRGVR
- a CDS encoding aminotransferase class V-fold PLP-dependent enzyme produces the protein MGVTRRDLLRAGGAGLAAGMTVPAAWNGAGAAVPDLPPVPALAPSALARDTGFWEAVAGQYDATRAVVHLENGNWGMMARPVLQAYRRHQDRVNRETSYYTRREFGRDAREVVRRVAALLGAGEDEIALTRGATEALLTLIAGYHRLGPGDAVLHADLDYDSMQAGLESLRRRRGVEVVRIALPEPATHQGLIDAYERALTANPRVRLMLLTHLSHRTGLVLPVAEIVAMARARGVDVIVDAAHSLGQVPFDAAGLGADFVGYNLHKWIGAPLGVGVMYIRRDRLDAIEPHMGEPEGAQGIRARIHTGTTDFATLLAVPAAIDFQQRIGTPAIAARLRHLRDLWAETLRGHPGIEILTPEDPRLTAGITSFRLAGKASAEENAAVAGQLLERFGIFTVHRTGVAKGACVRVTPALFTREEDIRKLTAALRLLAGG
- a CDS encoding TonB-dependent receptor plug domain-containing protein, whose protein sequence is MRFRTSTALVALALTTAALPAGAQQGGVTAGQEALEEIIVTGTRGTQRTLYETLSPVDVISGDTIDSTVSSELVDSLAQTIPSFNVQRLPANDGLAFVRPARLRGLSPDQTLVLVNGKRRHRSALLGSRGSQGPDLAQIPSFAIKRIEVLRDGAAAQYGSDAIAGVINIILDDQPGYRFFTQASQYYEGDGENYQFGAQGGWEIGNGGFLTATAEWSDQNATSRTRQRPDAIAFQAANPNLSVPNPVQRWGQPDLETVRLAVNGELPLGESVQAYLFGTYGEGDGWTDFNWRNPDSTSNVYKTTPIFPGWDARSLYPTGFTPRFGQEDQDYSIVGGVRGDVTDDLTWDLSGSYGRNRIDYKMRETINASLGPDSPTSFDDGSLIQEEFNLNLDFVYSLHTGLLEAPVNVAFGGERREETYKIVAGDEASWVVGPGASAGLATGSNGFPGYGDAQAGSFDQESYAGYVDVEVPVTDIWTIGLAGRYEDFSEFGSTTDGKISTRVEVLPNLALRGSASTGFRAPTPGQAYSTRTSQGLDTVTLNTFTSGRLEPSNPVAQYFGAKPLKPEESVNLSAGLAFQTDTGFSATVDVYQIKVTDRFSQSSSFTVTDTIRQQLIAQGVPGANTFTSVSFFTNDFDTRTRGIDIVGSYATDAGPGHLTLSAAYNYNKTEVTGGSLASNPTQALLFEEGLPQHNATLSADYRLGPVNLMARLRYYGEWTDSSGNATGDIFQTFGAESFVDMAVTWDITDAFSLRVGAENVFDNYPGEATYQSNRGLIYSRNAPYDTDGGQYYVRLDVRY
- a CDS encoding methyl-accepting chemotaxis protein, producing MLDLFRSRTIGVMQAQLAALDRSLAVIEFTMDGKVLTANANFLKLMGYSLAEIQGREHTLFVDPRERSSAAYRDFWAKLGRGEYHSGEFKRIAKGGREVWIEGTYNPVLDPDGRPVKVVKYAADITAQKMEFANLLGQVNAITRSQAVIEFGLDGTVLTANENFLKLMGYTLQEIVGRPHAQFVEAAARDSEEYRTFWQTLRSGRFLNGQYKRIAKGGREVWIEGSYNPVLDLNGKPCKIVKFATDITAQMELLGNLKTLIDRNFGEIDSALDVSERQAGRASEAAGDTLANVQMVASSAEELAASIREISQNMQRSRDATDQAVERAGAADQATQRLTDAATAMTGIVDLIRTIAGQINLLALNATIEAARAGEAGRGFAVVATEVKNLANQAAQATSQITREIEGVQSVSGEVVGTLREIREAIGMVREHVAGTASAIEEQSAVTRDMSQTMQTTAQDVGSATRSLGEIGAALQQVGQAIARTKEAAQVLAR